A window from Culex pipiens pallens isolate TS chromosome 3, TS_CPP_V2, whole genome shotgun sequence encodes these proteins:
- the LOC120415745 gene encoding alpha-tocopherol transfer protein-like: MDKNSAALIETIKTWLATQEHLPEITDHEIHTFLHSNYYDVEKTKSTIENYYTFRTSCKGTFSDLDVLSEELQSTMAVVEMIFPPQPTPEGYKLAIFRFATTDASKFNVYSATKFASLCLDQWLKEDGLIEGHIIIYDLAGCHLGQLARLRFFPVKNYFYFVQEALPIRMKEMHFANIPSIMDKILLFLKPFMKRELLDVMHLHTTNESLLKVIPANCLPNEYGGTAGPFKQFKDEFQAKLLANRDAILQAEMEQRVDERKRASRGYGLFNMFRK, encoded by the exons ATGGACAAGAACTCAGCTGCTcttattgaaacaataaaaacttGGCTTGCAACTCAAGAACACCTTCCTGAAATAACTG ACCATGAAATTCATACCTTTCTCCACTCCAACTACTACGACGTGGAGAAAACTAAGTCAACGATCGAAAATTACTACACTTTTCGCACCAGTTGTAAGGGCACCTTCAGCGATCTTGACGTGCTCTCCGAGGAACTGCAAAGCACGATGGCAGTGGTGGAGATGATTTTTCCTCCCCAACCAACACCGGAAGGTTACAAACTTGCCATTTTTCGATTTGCGACCACAGATGCTAGCAAATTTAATGTTTATAGCGCTACGAAATT TGCGTCGCTTTGTTTGGATCAGTGGCTGAAAGAGGATGGCCTGATCGAAGGACACATCATCATTTACGATCTGGCCGGGTGTCACCTGGGTCAGCTGGCCAGGTTGAGATTTTTCCCCGTGAAGAACTATTTTTACTTCGTTCAGGAAGCTTTGCCGATTCGTATGAAAGAAATGCACTTTGCAAACATTCCCTCAATTATGGATAAGATTTTACTTTTTCTGAAGCCTTTCATGAAGCGTGAACTTCTGGATGTGATGCATTTGCATACGACAAATGAATCTCTACTGAAAGTAATTCCCGCTAATTGCCTTCCAAACGAATACGGAGGCACCGCCGGTCCGTTCAAACAATTCAAGG AtgaatttcaggcaaagttACTTGCAAATCGAGATGCCATTCTTCAAGCAGAGATGGAACAACGGGTTGATGAAAGAAAGCGAGCGTCACGTGGCTACGGGTTGTTCAACATGTTTCGCAAATAG